tgaacaaaaatataGATTAGTTTAATTTTTATAATTGAAACTGTGGCTGAACAAACAAGAAGTTTGGCCTGTTTACAAAAAAGATCTGATAAAAATTATCTTTAATTATTTCATCCTCTTTActtattgttgtgttttatggtatAAAGGGGATCAGAACTTTAAATGTGATTTCATTGCATATCATATAATGTCACGGGTCCAGCTCAAAGTGTACCGAACTGAAGGAATGACCCGTTCGTTACCTCGACACATTCTCAGGAATCATTCTAGAATTGGAggacatttacatttaaataaacCTTGACTTTTCTGATTTTCTGCTACATATTCATCAATAATAGGTAATAAACATAAACTATTTAAAGGAAAATGGGTCAAATCTTTTTGAGCTGAGAAAGTAATTTACAACTCTTGCCAAAgtattggttgaaggaattttgtgattttttttttttagatttttttaggagttagtcagagaatttgagaggttgatctcggttcaaggctcatatctgaaattctgtaaatgtgagctctttagtagttacattggctgaaagaggactaattttcctacattttgaggtataatttgtttctctaagttaaactgtatgacaGTTAGAGGtttgaaaaaatgaaaacaatttaAACTTATCAGGACCCtctcaactgtgtgctcattcataaaaatcaaggagcaaaatgttcatgtttttgaaacatgttttaaaattggctgaagatttgaaaaagctgaaacaattggtaatagctgaatgtcttgtgacccatttaaagtttgaatggtgtctctagctgaaaacatgcagaagtagttaggttggaaagagggagatgccttaaagcattctcacaattattttaaattaaaatgacaCATCTGAGAACATTTAAATATCCATTATTATGTTTAAATCGGGACTGAAaacatctcttttccctggcaccttggcttgctacttttaattgttattgttattttgttgctaattttatctcaaattttattttcatctgtgatgaagtcattcttatagcttttattgatgactctcttgtGATGCAgatgttgtgaagcactttggtcagctgaggctgttttaatgtgctatataaatacattttgaatttgaattgaattgaattatgaaGTAAAACCCAAACATCAGGTCTAAATAAACATCATCCAgttatctttttatttaaaatatatgTCTTTATATTAATGGCTGTTTAGATGTTTCTTTAAAACATCCATAAGCTCAGGTCGGTTCTGTCCTCTAACAGCCGTTGGAGGCTCTTTGTCCCGCAGAGCCGCAGGGGGCGGCCCGCTCTCCCTTTAGCGGACTTTTTCAAAACACTTTGCTCCAATAAGCAGCGCGCATTCAGGCGGGAGCTGCCTCGTCGGGGCGGGGCTGAGCTCCGCGAGGAGCCGCTGTCCAATCAGGAGCCGGGGCTGAGCCGCTGTCCAATCAGGAGCCGGAGGTCCGCAGCAGCGTCACCGCTTCCCCGCCGGGGCCACAGCTTAAGAGCAGCGGCTCTCCTCTCAGCCTCACACTCTTCTATCTCTTTCTTCCTTGTGTGTTTGACACAGAAACGATGGCCAGAACCAAGCAGACCGCCCGTAAATCCACCGGAGGCAAAGCCCCCAGGAAGCAGCTGGCCACCAAGGCCGCCCGCAAGAGCGCCCCGGCCACCGGCGGCGTGAAGAAGCCTCACCGCTACAGGCCCGGCACCGTGGCTCTGAGGGAGATCCGCCGCTACCAGAAGTCCACCGAGCTGCTGATCCGCAAGCTGCCCTTCCAGCGGCTGGTCAGGGAGATCGCTCAGGATTTCAAGACCGACCTGCGCTTCCAGAGCTCCGCCGTCATGGCTCTGCAGGAGGCCAGCGAGGCCTACCTGGTCGGCCTGTTCGAGGACACCAACCTGTGCGCCATCCACGCCAAGAGGGTCACCATCATGCCCAAAGACATCCAGCTGGCCCGCCGCATCCGCGGGGAGAGGGCTTAGACTGACCCCGCCGGTTTTCAACCACACAACGGCTCTTTTAAGAGCCACACACCTCCACCTGAGAGCTTCATCCTACATCAGTTTGCTTTAATTTCGTATGATAACATAATTACATTATCTTTGAGTACATAATGTGCCTTTTAATCAATGTTTCAAATTAATTAGGTATTTATGACCCTGATTCAGGCTTTTCTAACTAGTAATGggatcaatctttatttatgtagcgcatttcataccacaggcaactgtgctttacataaagatatagaaaaaatacaggtaaataaaaacatcaatcaggTAACTTTAGCTTACAGTAGAATTGGTATAACATAGCAAAAGTAAATTtggctaatagtaggattggtatactGTACAACAAGTTccatcattgtgaaaaaggctaaaaaacccatttatttttctttccttctctcttaACCCTTTGTGCactcttaacattgtgtttactccccttttgtcctacgggtcaaaaatgagccgccctaccaaaggcccaaaataaagcaacttaattgaattttaaatccaaaatctattttgtatgatgaaaccacctgttatttatctattcaactcaattcaatacattttttatcatgtgtgtatatatatatatatattttttttttaccacaaaccaactgtcagttggaccaacagttttcttgttttctcagttttcttttacataataaaggtttattattgctattataaatgtgaagtaaaaaacagtgaacttttttctggtgttttaaatgtttttataattcacgggtcaaaaatgacccataagacaatctatgtaccctagtggtgtacagcccacatggaaacataaacaaaaataaagtatgactttttctaatgatggggtccctttaggaaaagtcataacatttcaagttggaaaaagatagtttaaggtattttttctacagctaaacatggtggtgggtcacttttgaccctcaagacaacaggagggttaacaaatgcaaataacccaaacagaaaataaattaacattcagtgcaaaaatataataaaatgtatgaaactgtgaacagatagaacatttaaataacctaaataataatattctaacattaTTATATTGtaacaataaaataattatgaaCAGAATGATTTAACTCCCGCTTCTTTTGAAATAAAGATGGGAGCAGAGTTGGAGCTAAAACAGCAATCAGCTTTAAACATTTACTCAGAATAAGAGTTGTGTGGCATGGCTCCCTGTTTCCCATCTCAGTTCCTTCTGTTGGGACTAAAACATCCAGCGAACGATGGATGTTATGTTGGTGATAAACCTCAGAGCCCCGTCATACACAGCATTAAGAGAACGTACAAAACATCACCAATAATCCGTAAACTTCTCTTTGAAGAGATTTATTCAACAAATCGTGGCCAGCTGAGCGAACTGAAAAGGCCCCGTGATCATTAGAATAAAAGGACTCGAATAAAGGGGTTTGGGTGAGGAAATAATCTGCTTTCTGTTATGATTTATCTATATTATTAAAGATGATATGATGCAGGCGGGGCTCAACATGTCTGATTTTACTGATAAAAACTGCTTTAATCCATAAAGACCTCAACAATGTGGTGATCAACATGTTATAAGCCTgacaaaaaaaggtttataaGAAGTCTAGTTTCCTTTAAGACGAGCATCTACACCAacttctcctctttctctgtctttattttttccatctttctgtcccACATCGtgaaagtatatatatatatatatactggcTGATCATGTGGAGATAAAATATACTTAGAAATGACTCCGACAGACTTTTCAGTTTAAGAATGTCGTGATATTAATCTTCCTCTGTCCAACTATTTTGTTTTacgctagtcgtccattgttccgtcaacgcaagccgCATCCAACgtattcagttcattttcaatgaaatccggccgattgTTGTCGCCGTGCttgcaaagcatgctgggattccggcacggcgagcgggggacctgcggcacgtcaaaaagttgggctcgctcgaagtttatgcaaatttgccacggcagacgtagtgcgttacccaatgacaaTAGACCATGtagctttttttccctttgtttattcacccctgaacgtttcgggtattgctcatgtcattgctattgcgggcaaaatgaacagcagcagtggccagaatggctgtgctaaaacgattataggcgaataaacacacctaaaacatcaggcaattgtgagcatctccacttttgcagtaaagtaatgaccatcaaggaatagaggttcaatccaaaagaaccaaatcacacccatggccatgttttcacaagatgtcttgttcatgtttcatttttaaatcagagaaaaggtgcagggataggtgatgcagcgagaaggagatctcctgtgtcgcagcagcagcacaatagcagctctcctcgcttgcagatccacatccatggtgcaatatgaaataatgttccattgctgacgatttatacacattaatttccctccaaaactccgAAACTTCGgataaaatcacaagttatttactttcccccggagccattctaccgtatgttctatctacaacttcgtatacacgcccactgtagtagcaacacggggacactaggcatccaatccggcgagttaagttgacgtgacggaacaatAGACGACTAGCGTTAAACTCCAATAAAATGATGTTTTCACTGGATCTGACGATTAATTTGACTCTTATTGTTCAACCACATTATTTCTCCTTTTTatcttaatatatatatatatatatatatatatatatatatatatatatatatatatatatatatatatataataataatttataataTAATCTGCTTCTTCTGAGCTCAAACTGTCTCCGGACTGCAGCGGAACAAAgactgttaccatggaaacgcGCCCCTCCCCCTCAGCTCCGGCTCAGCCAATCACAGCCGGGGGACAGCGCAGTGGGATTTCCATACAGTCTGAATAAGAAGAGTCTCTCTGCCGACAGCATCTCATTCGTTGCTGTAAAGTTCCGGAGAATAAACATGCCCGAACCCGCCAAGTCTGCCCCCAAAAAGGGCTCCAAGAAAGCCGTGACCAAGACCGCCGGCAAGGGCGgcaagaagaggagaaagtcCAGGAAGGAGAGCTACGCCATCTACGTGTACAAGGTGCTGAAGCAGGTCCACCCCGACACCGGCATCTCCTCCAAGGCCATGAGCATCATGAACTCCTTCGTCAACGACATCTTTGAGCGCATCGCCGCGGAGGCGTCCCGCCTGGCTCATTACAACAAGCGCTCCACCATCACCTCCAGGGAGATCCAGACCGCCGtgcgcctcctgctgcccggtGAGCTGGCCAAGCACGCCGTGTCCGAGGGCACCAAGGCCGTCACCAAGTACACCAGCTCCAAGTAACCAGCTCTGCTGCACCAACAACCCAACGGCTCTTCTAAGAGCCACCCACCCAGCCCTGAGAGCTCACTATCCTGCTGTCATACTTTGATGGATGTCAATGATGTGTATCTATCAATCGAGAACGATGCAGGGAAAATTAGCTGtatttaaatcaaatttatttatagcacattgaattgtttgtatacgtaaagtgcttcacagaatataaaagcattgcagcagggagtggaagaagcattaaaattacacaaaagaatataaagagaaacaaataaaatcatttaaatgaatttaaaaacgagcaacagtccagataagttcaaagatatcgtgcagatttcatgcatagacacatgagaacagaaatgtttctaacctggatttaaaaatgtctccatttggtgaaagtttaatctccactggcagtttgttccacttgtttgcagcataacagctaaatgctgcttctccatgtttagtctggactctggactggaccagctgacctgagtccttggatctaagagctctgctggctttatattctctgaacagatcacagatggaaaccatcagcaggcttttaaaatctattctgtgactgaccgaagtaaagattttaaaattagTATTATTAATCTCATCTcttaaatgtttatttaaaaagtaattGGTGATGTATCCCAGAAGCAGCAGCAATGTGCAAATTACATTTAATGTCTAATTTAAAGCATAAATACACTTAGTTTACTGAAGGAAAATCATGAACAATGTACATGTTGAATAAATTATGTTGTTACAGCTTTAGCTGTAGCTCTAATTCCTAAAAGGAGGAGCACAAGGTTTAGTTTTCAATTCTGTACGTTGATGAAGAGAAGACAAATTCTAAGTTAGTGACGTGTTGGCTACAAAGTCAGAAATAAAATGTTGCTTATTTTGCACCCCGTGCACACATTCATCAGCCATTAGCGatcaaagacaaacaggaacaaGTGTATTGATTATGAGATCAAGTTtatatttatgcatttagcagacacttttatccaaagcgacttacaattgataCAATTTCAAATTCAAATATTTACAATTGTTGGTCTTTAAGTCAGTAATaatatagtgctcttgtattctccgcatatgttcttcggcggcatcccacgttgtaaccatccacaccccgtaaaataacatctccatgaactgcatatacaattgcaaaaacgagtcctcaaggtgatttttttgctGATTGTATGGAAGAGCTATATGGCTGATATATGTGTAATATATGGAAGAGTTATATGGCTGTTATATGTGCAATGTTGTGTATAGTGccttgtgttttttgtattgATATTGCTACTTGACAcctgaatttccttcgggattaataaatagTACTCTATTCTACTCTACCTAACtctatttaaccctacctccgacgcatggcttgtgcctacgtcattgtgcacgcccagcattttatgtgtttcgtgtgacgctctgcctctaggcaactcccccggaactcggcttcaggcgacacgggtcaccaacacgccaagcgttcacattgctcgacgcgggtcgaaggtgcaatttggacccgctaaggtagcgggtcgcagtgtgaaaggggctgatGAAAGAcggattttatatttatttccaTGTTAAAACCCACAGCAGCCATTTGTTCCTTCATCTCTACGGTTCCAGCAGAAGATGGAGGAGATTCTGCTTCTTGTTACGGTTcaactttggacattttcttgtGGGAACACAACCTGGGAGTGCACCTGGACAACGGACTGAACTGGAGGACCAACACCGATGCCGTCTACAAGAAGGGGATGAGCCGACTGtattttctgaggaagctgagatccttcctcccacccatcctctccaccagctgctggttggacagcagagctccttttccaacaggctcatccagctcacACAAGGAccgattcaggaaatccttcctaccagcagccatcaccatctacaacacctcccctctggctggaagagaacttcaagctcaaCAGGcatgaagtctctcctaaaaacaataacaataacaatttgCACAACTGCTCATTTTGCATTTATAACATTTGCACAAGtatcatcatagtacaatataatgtaaattatccatccatccatccattctgtTATATCTTCATTAATTACTAACAATCCAAGATGTTTAGTCTGTTGATATTTGTTCCGCTGGCTTTAGTTTCCTTCAAACCAAGAAGCATATTTTTTATAAAGTGAATGATTAACTTTGTGCTTCTGATGCCCTGAAACTGCTCTTTTTCATTTCTATACATCAGAAATCCTTCAGGGACTTTCTGCTTTGTTCCCAAAATAAACTTTggatcattatttatttattaagatCAATATAGTTTTTAGTTTGAAGGGAGCAAAGTTACTAAAATCAAGAGTTTAGGAACCATTTAGCTTTATAATCAGAGTTTTTATTCTTCCATTTCTCAACTTCTCACACTCGTTTAGCTCTTTTCTTTCTACCCAGACACCGAGGAACTTAACTCCCGTCGCAGCGTGGACATCAGTGGCTGTATTGTTGGCTTCTAAACTCATCAACACTCCGTCCGCCTTATCCTGCTTCAGTTTGGGAGCCGAAGCCTTTTTATATTGAGCTATTTTACATTTCAAAGCATCCATCTCAGTCTGATCTCCAGTTTTAGCAACATGCGCAAAGGCAGCCGCCTTTTATATGGTCATCATGTGTTCTTTTAATTAAAGGGACGATTGCCCTCAATAACATTAACCCGAACTGTGGACTCAACATACAGTTACAGATGTTAAAATAATGGATTATCTGATGGATCCCCTTTATGTGGATGTAACTGTGTTAGCTAATGAATCTGTGTGGGGGAACAGCTTCACTAACATTTAACCTCATGTCTTTttacaagacaaaaagaagcattttatttttatctgaaGGTGTCGGTGACCATCATTATTGTGTTTTAGGCGTAATTATTGATTAATGTGTGTTTAGAGGAGACAGGAAGTCTGTTCCTGAGGATCATCTGTGACAGGAATATCCGCCCCGAGCAGCAGCAGCGACCGTGTGTTTACTTCCAGCCAAAACTTCCTCCGTTACAACTCAACAAATCCCCGCAGATCCAccatttcgtcttaattctgtCCACAGATGTCTCTGCTAACGGGAACATCGCTCTTATATCCCGTACAAAGCGCTTTTAGACGTTTTAGGAGACGAAATGTGGAGAAAACTCGCTGCGAGCCGCTCCAAGTGACCGAGTATCGGAGCGGTTTGAAGCCTCCTGGAACCGAGAGAAAAAGTCCTGGAAGCCGAACGTGAGCTCAGTGTGGAGGGACGAGGGTTTCCCTCCTGCTCCAATCGGACTTGTGTCGGAAAACGTTGGTTTTGGGGGGATTTAGCGTGGAAAACGCGGCGGAGAAAACACAAGTGTGGCCGCATTCGAGGCGGCGGCAGAGCGGCAGAGTGCGTTGCCTCTCCACGGTTCTCATGTGTGTAATAAGTCCCGCCTCCTGCTCTGAGCTCGAGACGTTCAGTTGAACAGCGACACGCAAACATGGCAGAAGAAGCTCCAGCAGCCGCGCCGGCCAAAGCCCCGGCTAAAGCCCCGGCCAAGTCCCCGAAGAAGAAGGCCGCTCCCCGGGCCGCCAAGGACGGACCCAGCCTCTCCAAGCTCATCGTGGCCGCCGTGGCCGAGTCCAAGGAGCGCAAGGGCATGTCTCTGGCGGCGCTCAAAAAGATGCTGGCCGGGAACGGCGTCGACGTCACCAAGTCCAACAAACGGATCAACACCGCCGTCACCAAGCTGGTCACCGCCGGCACCCTGAGTCAGACCAAGGGCACGGGGGCCTCCGGATCCTTCAAGCTGGCCAAGAAGGAGCCCAAAGCCGCCAAACCGGTGAagaaggtggtgaagaagaaggcTCCCGTTAGAGCCAAGAAGCCCGCCGCCAAGAAGACCACCGCGGCCAAGAAGCCCGCCGCCAAGAAACCCGCAGCAGCGGCCAAGAAGTCCCCGAAGAAGGCTCCGGCCAAGaaagccgccgccgccgccaaaAAGCCCGCAGCAGCCAAGAAGAGCCCCAAGAAGCCCGCCGCTAAGAAGCCCAAAGCGGCCAAAGCCAAGAAGCCCGCAGCCAAGAAAACTGCCGCCAAGAAGCCCGCAGCCAGGAAGGCCAAGAAGTAAACGGCCCCGAAACGCAATAACACCCCGAACAAAGGCTCTTCTAAGAGCCACCACAGCCTCCGCTAAAGAGCCCAATCCTCctttacacacacagacaccacaGCAGCTCACATTAAACCCTGCAAAATATTTTTATGTAATACACTaagttattcatttattattacaaATGTTTTAGCTGTACTGATTTATCATCACTTTGCTCCACTTAATCATTATTCTCACACATCTGCCTTCCGCTTTAAGGCTCAAACTCATCTCAGACACTCACTTTCACACATATTAAAGACTAAAGTAAACAAATAGTCATACAGAAAACACAATATGAACAggaaaataagcaaataaaactgCTTCTCAGGCTCTGTTAGTGTCCCAGCCTCTCGCTCGCATTCACAAGTAGTCTTTCCTttacacacatccatccatatcAGGCTGTTTACAACACTTTCAACTTTAATAAACTTTCTTTCTTCACTGAATTACCTCAGAATGGTACAGAAGactattagggccaggcataagacaaaatattttatatattgaTATAATATTAATagaatattttgcctgtcgagaatgaAGTTGACACTGAAGTCGAATTTTCGAGAAaacgacaggcaaaatattaatGTACTCTTACGTAGAATGGCCCAGAAACTCAGCACCGCCCGCTTTCAGAGACCCATCATCTGCTGCTGATTAAAGGAAAAACTCTCCACATTCAGCAGGAATTGCTGCACAAACACAGCAGGAATGTGCGCTCACGTCTCATTACATCATCTCACGAACATTCAACCTCATCCTGGAATCCGCCTCTGATCACGGAACTGACGGCTTTTCCTGAGTCCTCAACCACttttcctccatctttccttCACCTCCTCAAATTTTACATCCGGCTCAacaaaaagagtaaaatatttcttctctttcatcccACCCTCAACTCTTTGCCAATCTGACAGCTGTTAAAGGATAAAGTACATTATTACAGGAACAACATCATCAAAGTTCACGCTCTTCATTTCCTGATCAACAAACTCCGAGACGAGGCCACCTAACATCTGAATTCTGTTGTTTCACATCACATCAGGATCAGAATCAGTAATAATTCCTGCTGAACTTTCACTCACTTCATATTAAATCAgcagtatttttaatgcttcagataattatgaagtatgtgaaggatggtgtgaccacagctaacagatgggccagatgttgttctccacagcgttggtggtatagtggttagcatagctgccttccaagcagttgacccgggttcgattcccggccaacgcagctgacttttttttaaagatgagaTCTTGGGCTGATAACACATCAGTCAGGGCCGGCGCCAGCCATTTGGGTGGCCTAAGCACAAATACATtgtggtgcccccccccccccccgaaaatAGACATCAATTCAGTAATTGTCTGTACGTTTCTCTTTATTTCCAAAATAACTTTGCATTAACATGTAATTAAATGAGCAACATGTGCACAACCACAGCAGACAAAATGTCACTTGCTGATGGCCTCACTCTGCCAGAAGTGGTGCTTGTGGGCTGTGTTGTATCCGTACCTAAACTCCAAGTTGATGGTTGTTGGTCAGGGCTGGGTGCTGTTGCAGAGTCTGCACAGATTGGTGGTTGATGATGTGTGCTTGAGCTGCTGGTGGATAGTTCAACATCTAAATCTTCCTCCTGGTCTTGAGGAGCTCCTTGCACATGTCTAAGCATTGACCCTGCAttcagaaatacaaaaaaaaaaaaatgctcaagaATTGTACACTGAAATACAGTTTTGCAACTTGATTAAAATATAATTACATATTAATTGCAGGTCTATGTAAGCCTATGTGTAAATCACTGGTACATGACAACATTTACAACTATTTTACCTTTAAAGACAATGACTGATGGCtcacaatattaaaaaaaaatctacatcaTTTGAAAACTATGAATGTGAAGGGCCCTCCCTTCACATTCATAGTTGGATCGTTGGATAGTTGGATCTACATAACCAAGattattttctttcaaattGTAGTTTCACCTGCACATGTTGCCCTTGGCCTATGAACTTCTCGAAAATGTCGGCATCTAACAACTACTAAAGTTGATGAACGCCCGTCTAATTTGGCTTAACACATCTCCTTCAGTTGCAAGCTTTCTCAGAGTTTATGATAAAACAAATCATAAACCAGGAGCCGTTTTCCATTCATCAACTCATTATTTGAAAGTATCATCTGTAGCATTACTTTTTCCACTCCAGTAGCCTACACAAGCATACTCGTTGGTGGTTCACAGTACACATGCACAACGTAGGCTACATAACAGACGCTAAATAAACGTCCTGAAATGCAGTCGGCCTATATAAGTAAACTTGGCTGATACTTGGCTGACGACTTCTGATGGCTAAAAGAACGGCAAGCACCGATTGCTAACTGAAAGCAGCAGAGTGACCATAATGAATTGCATTCAAtaatcaatatatatatatcaataaccTGAAATAACTAGCTAACCAGCATCAATTCATTATTTGCAACAGAACACTTAGAACACGGAGCTAATGTTAGTTTGTTGACGTTAACGTTAACACTACCTATCATGAGCATAGATATTCATACAAGGACTAAATGTTACAGAATTAGTCTTACTCAGAAGTTTTTATATGCTAATttattccctgacacctgtggacaGACAGCAGATGGAAATTTTTGTAAAGCTTAAAgtatgtaaacagtgatgcagcatcTATAAAGGCTGagcaatgaccctgatgtgattcgAACACACAATCTTCTGATCTGGATTAAGCCACAGTCAGCTGCAGGTCTCTGGAAATGATCAAGAACTCAATCTTCCATAAACAGAAGCCTGAACTGGCCTCTGGCAGGAAACACATCTTCTACAGATTCAcgtgtggaaagaaaaaagacattgggtgtgccaaatttattttcaatagTGTTACACCTCCACAAACATTCAAAAGTATTTATCTCTCGAATACAACATCATTAACACAAAACATGTCCACAGGTTGTGTGCGTTCTCATCAGTAGTTCACAGCAGGTCTAAACATTCACACATGTGATGTGCTCTCaaacaaatcaagaacaaaGTAATACAAAAAGCTCACTTTGTGTTctcaaaaaaaacaccacatgtATGTATCCACcaacacagtgatgcagcaaatGTAAAGGATAAGCAATGACCCAGATGTGATTTGAACACaaaaccttctgatctggagtcagac
This Odontesthes bonariensis isolate fOdoBon6 chromosome 6, fOdoBon6.hap1, whole genome shotgun sequence DNA region includes the following protein-coding sequences:
- the LOC142381800 gene encoding histone H3, producing the protein MARTKQTARKSTGGKAPRKQLATKAARKSAPATGGVKKPHRYRPGTVALREIRRYQKSTELLIRKLPFQRLVREIAQDFKTDLRFQSSAVMALQEASEAYLVGLFEDTNLCAIHAKRVTIMPKDIQLARRIRGERA
- the LOC142381802 gene encoding histone H2B; translation: MPEPAKSAPKKGSKKAVTKTAGKGGKKRRKSRKESYAIYVYKVLKQVHPDTGISSKAMSIMNSFVNDIFERIAAEASRLAHYNKRSTITSREIQTAVRLLLPGELAKHAVSEGTKAVTKYTSSK
- the LOC142381797 gene encoding histone H1-like, with the translated sequence MAEEAPAAAPAKAPAKAPAKSPKKKAAPRAAKDGPSLSKLIVAAVAESKERKGMSLAALKKMLAGNGVDVTKSNKRINTAVTKLVTAGTLSQTKGTGASGSFKLAKKEPKAAKPVKKVVKKKAPVRAKKPAAKKTTAAKKPAAKKPAAAAKKSPKKAPAKKAAAAAKKPAAAKKSPKKPAAKKPKAAKAKKPAAKKTAAKKPAARKAKK